TTTAATGTTCCAATAGGTTTTGTAGCTCTTTTTACAATTATAAAAATTAAACCAATAGTAATCCATCCAAATATTGTAGAACTAGTTAAGATTTCTATCACTAAAGTACTGATTTTTTCATCAGATTCAGCAAGTGAAAAAGTAAGGTCCATAATACCAATAATATCACCTTCTTTTTGATTTGCATGACACATTAGACATTCTTGTGCAGCAATCATAGGTTTAATCATTCTTAAGTTATGACCTTCTGCATCATCAGTCTCTAAGAGTTGGCTTTCTTTTGATTTAAACGATTTTAAAATATCTGGGTCAGTAGTAAACTTTGCACCAGGTTCATACATATCAATAAGAGGTTGACTTTTTGCAATTATAAGTTTTTTTACACCTTCTATTTGTCTTGCATCATCTTCTGCTTGTTTAATTGTTTCAGGAACACCCGTGTTCATTGCATTTCTTAAACTTTGAAATACCGCAGTATTTAACATATCTAAATTCTTTTTAGTTGTTGCAATGGAGTCTTCTCTTACTTGTTCAGTAGTCATATATGTTACAATTAAGCTCGAAAGAGACATTAAAATAAATAGTGAAACTATTATTTTATTACTTATTTTTTTTGTTATCAAATCAATCATCAACACAACCTTGATATTAAGCTTCAATATTATATAATGAATATTATTTATTGTATATAAAAAGCAATTAAAATTTAGAATTTTGAAAGAAAATGATGATAATAGGTATTGAAGGAAGTATTGAAAAAAAGGAACCAACGCATCTACATGTAAATGTAAATGGTCTAATTTATGAGGTTTTTGTATCTGTAAACTGTAGTTCAAAAATTGCTGATAAGAGAGTAAAACTTCATACAACTCATATTATTAGAGAAGATTCTCAAACTCTTTATGGCTTTTTAGATCCAAACGAAAAAAAATTATTTGATACTGTAATTAAGATAAATGGAGTAGGTCCAAAAGTAGCATTAGCTATCTGTTCTACTTTTACTCCAGGTTCATTTGCACAAATTGTTAGTGAAAATGATGTATCAATGTTAAAAAGAGTTCCAGGTATTGGTCCAAAAGGAGCAAGTAGAATTTTAGTGGAATTATCAGGATTTATAGTTGAAGATGCTTCTGCTGATTCTATTTCAGGTTCCAATGCTACTTTAGAAGCAGCTCTTGCCTTAGAATCATTAGGTTTCAAAAAAGATGTAGTATCAAAAGTTCTAAAAGCTTGTACAGGTACAAATACAAGTGATTTAGTAAAACAAGCACTTAAACAATTACAAAAATAGTAATAGAATATTAAGATAAAAGCAATTCGTTGCTTTCTTTAGAGTTTTTATACTTTTAAGGATTTTTTATAAATCCTGCTAAAAAGTAGTTATTATGAAATGGTCCCTTTTAAATGGGACATTTAAAAGGAGATAAGTTGAAAATAGGAATAGTTTTTGGTGGTAAATCATATGAACATGAAATTTCAATTGTTTCAGCAATTGCTATGAAAGATGTTTTAAAAGATGAGTTAGTTTATATTTTTTGTGATACAAACAGAGAGTTTTATCATATTCCAACAGATAAAATTAAATCAAAACTATTTAGTAGTGGTGAATATAAAAAATGTGATATTTTAAACTTCTCTAAGGAAGGTTTCTCTAAAAAAGCTATGTTTGGAGTAAAACCTTTTGACCTTGATGTTGTTTTAAATATTACTCATGGAGGAGATGGAGAAGATGGACTTCTAGCTTCTTTATTTGAGTTTGCAAATATTCCTTATATTGGTCCTAGAAAAGGTGCTTGTAGTGTAAGTTTCAATAAGTTTTTAACTAAAGGTTATGCTCAAAGTGTAGGTGTAAAAGCTATTGATTATAAATACTTCACTAAAAATGATAAAGTAGAAATCCACTCTTTCCCTGTAATTATTAAACCTGTAACTTTAGGTAGTTCTATTGGAGTTTCAATTGTAAAATCTCAAGAAGAATTAGATTATGCCCTTGATGTAGCTTTTGAATTTGATGAAGCAGTAATTGTTGAGCCATTTATTTCTGGAATCAAAGAGTATAACTTAGCAGGTACAAAAGTAAATGGAGAGTTTGTCTTCTCAATAATTGAAGAACCACAAAAAGCAGAGTTTTTAGACTTTGATAAAAAATATTTAGATTTTACTAGAACATCACAAGCTTTAGAAGCTAATATTAGTGAAGAGCTTAAAGATAGAATAAGAGACTCTTTTAAAGCAATCTATAATAACACTTTTGAGGGTTCACTTATTAGATGTGATTTCTTTGTACAAGAGGATGAAGTATATTTAAATGAGATAAACCCAATCCCTGGTTCTATGGCAAATTATCTATTTGAAGATTTTAATTTAGTATTAACTTCTCTTGCTAAATCTTTACCAAAACAAAAAGATATTAAAATTACATACGAATATGTAAATAAAATCCAAGCATCAAAAGGTAAATAATTTGGCTTCTAAAAGCATTGAAGTTTTAGATAGAAAATTTGATATTTCTTATGAGATAGTTAACCCAAATCAAAAGAAGGATATTGTTATCCTTCATGGTTGGGGTTCAAATAAAGAGATTATGAAACAAGCTTTTGGAAGATACTTACATGAGTTTAGACATATATATATTGATATGCCAGGTTTTGGTAAGAGTTCAAATAATTATGTTCTTACTACAAAAGATTATTCACTAATTATAAAAAAATTTATAGAGACTTTGAATACAAATGTTGTAGCAATAGCAGGACACTCATTTGGTGGAAAAGTTGCAACACTTATGAATCCTGAAAATCTTATACTTTTAAGTACAGCTGGAATTTTAGAAGAAAAAAGCCTAAAAGTAAAAACAAAAATCTGTTTTGCAAAAATCTTTAATAAATTAGGTCTTAGAAAAATTACTAAATCATTTAGAAGTGATGATGTAAAGCAGATGAGTCACGAGATGTATGAGACCTTTAAAAATGTAGTTGATGAAGATTTTACTTTTATTTTTGAATCTTTTGAAAAAAATGCTATGATTTTTTGGGGGAAAGCAGATACTGCTACAACACTTCCTGCTGGAGAAAAAATCCACAAGCTTATAAAAAATAGTAGTTTTACTGCCTATGAAGGTGACCACTATTTCTTTTTAAAGCATGCAAAAGATATTTGTGAAAAAATTGAAAATGGACTGAAATAATGGAAATATTAGAATACTTTTATATATTTACACATGTTTTACTAATCATGTCTTTAGGTTGGTATTTAATTACAAATTTACAATGGTATAACTATAAGTTAGAAAGAGTAATCTTCAAACATCATAAATGGCAGTGGCATATCACATATTTTGCCTCTCCTGTTGTACTGTTTCATCTTTTACCTGATTTATATTTCTCTATCTATTTTTATTTAATATATATGACAAGTTTTGTTCTTTGGAATAAAAAACTTGATAGGGCTTTAGTTTTAACTTCAAGAGTTAAAAGATTTTTATCTGTACTTTTATTTGTAACTTTTGCCCTACATTTATTATGTATTTTAAGTGAATCTTGTCATGCAACAGCTATTTTTGTACCTATTATTTTAACTCTTGGTATTACATACTTAATAGAAAAGATGTTTTTTATCTCTTTTAAACACAAAGGAAAACAACGACTTCAAGCAATTCCTAACTTAAGAACTATAGCTATTACTGCTTCATATGGAAAGACTTCTATTAAAAACTATTTATATCATGTATTAAAAAGAAAATATAAAGTATATAAAACTCCAAGGTCTGTAAATACAATTGCAGGAATTGTACTTGATGTAAATAGAGATTTACCTCTTGATACACAAATCTATATTGCTGAAGCAGGGGCAAGACAAGAGGGAGATATTGAAGAGATTACTATGTATTTAGAACCTCAATATTGTATTTTAGGAAGTGTTGGAGAACAGCATATTGAATACTTTAAAACTATAGAAAATATTATTCATACTAAAATGGAAATATTAAGGTCTCCAAAAATGGTAAGAGGTTTTGTACATGAATCAGTTCCTTTAAAACAAGATTATGAAGAGATTACAAAATTTCCTGATAATCTAAACGTAACTATGTCAAATCTTGATGGTATTTGGTTTGATATCTTAATTGATGGAGAACAACAACATTTCCATGCACCAGTTCTTGGAAGTTTTAATGCCATAAATCTTACAGCTGTAATCCTTGTAGCATATGAACTTGGTATGACTATAGATGAGATAAAACTTGCAATAAAAGATTTACCACAAGTAGAACATAGACTTCAAAAAATAGAAGCTGGTGGAAAGATAATCATTGATGATAGTTTTAATGGAAATCTTGAAGGTATGCTTGAAGCTATAAATATTTGTACTAAGCATGAAGGAAGAAAAGTTATTATCACTCCAGGTCTAGTGGAATCAACTTCTGAAGCAAATATTTTACTTGCAAAAGAGATAAATGAAAAGTTTGATTTAGCAATTATTACAGGGGAGTTAAACTCTCATCTTTTAAGTTCAAATATTGATGAAGATAAAGTATTTGTATTAAAAGATAAATCAAAACTTGAAGAGACTTTAGCCTCTGTTACAAAAGCAGGAGATTTAATCCTTTTTGCAAATGATGCACCTAATTTTATATAAGCAAATGCTTATATAAAATTAAATGAATAAGGAATAGTGAACAATGAATAATGTTTTGAAAAATAAATCTTATGACTTTGCTCTTAGAATTGTAAATTTAACTAAATATTTACAAGAAGAGAAAAAAGAGTTTATTTTATCAAAACAGATACTAAGAAGTGGTACAGCAATTGGTGCACTAATAGCAGAGTCAGAGTATGCTCAATCAAAGTCTGACTTTATTTCTAAATTACATATTTCTATTAAAGAAGCAAATGAAACTAACTATTGGTTAAATTTATTAAAAGACTCTTCATACATAAATGATAAAATGCATAAAAGTATAAGTCCTGATTTAACAGAGTTGTTAAAAATATTAACTTCAAGTATAAAAACTGCTAAGGAAAACAATGTTTAATTTAAAATATTATTCACTATTCACTGTTCACTATTCATTTATTTTTCAAGGAAAAATATAATGGAACACCTATACGCACCTTGGCGATACTCTTATGTTAGTGAAGAAAAAATAGAAGGGTGTGTGTTCTGTCATATAGCAAAAAACAAAGATGAAGAGAAATATCAAGTTCTTTTTTACG
This sequence is a window from Halarcobacter bivalviorum. Protein-coding genes within it:
- the ruvA gene encoding Holliday junction branch migration protein RuvA codes for the protein MIIGIEGSIEKKEPTHLHVNVNGLIYEVFVSVNCSSKIADKRVKLHTTHIIREDSQTLYGFLDPNEKKLFDTVIKINGVGPKVALAICSTFTPGSFAQIVSENDVSMLKRVPGIGPKGASRILVELSGFIVEDASADSISGSNATLEAALALESLGFKKDVVSKVLKACTGTNTSDLVKQALKQLQK
- a CDS encoding D-alanine--D-alanine ligase, with product MKIGIVFGGKSYEHEISIVSAIAMKDVLKDELVYIFCDTNREFYHIPTDKIKSKLFSSGEYKKCDILNFSKEGFSKKAMFGVKPFDLDVVLNITHGGDGEDGLLASLFEFANIPYIGPRKGACSVSFNKFLTKGYAQSVGVKAIDYKYFTKNDKVEIHSFPVIIKPVTLGSSIGVSIVKSQEELDYALDVAFEFDEAVIVEPFISGIKEYNLAGTKVNGEFVFSIIEEPQKAEFLDFDKKYLDFTRTSQALEANISEELKDRIRDSFKAIYNNTFEGSLIRCDFFVQEDEVYLNEINPIPGSMANYLFEDFNLVLTSLAKSLPKQKDIKITYEYVNKIQASKGK
- a CDS encoding Mur ligase family protein, with the translated sequence MEILEYFYIFTHVLLIMSLGWYLITNLQWYNYKLERVIFKHHKWQWHITYFASPVVLFHLLPDLYFSIYFYLIYMTSFVLWNKKLDRALVLTSRVKRFLSVLLFVTFALHLLCILSESCHATAIFVPIILTLGITYLIEKMFFISFKHKGKQRLQAIPNLRTIAITASYGKTSIKNYLYHVLKRKYKVYKTPRSVNTIAGIVLDVNRDLPLDTQIYIAEAGARQEGDIEEITMYLEPQYCILGSVGEQHIEYFKTIENIIHTKMEILRSPKMVRGFVHESVPLKQDYEEITKFPDNLNVTMSNLDGIWFDILIDGEQQHFHAPVLGSFNAINLTAVILVAYELGMTIDEIKLAIKDLPQVEHRLQKIEAGGKIIIDDSFNGNLEGMLEAINICTKHEGRKVIITPGLVESTSEANILLAKEINEKFDLAIITGELNSHLLSSNIDEDKVFVLKDKSKLEETLASVTKAGDLILFANDAPNFI
- a CDS encoding four helix bundle protein — encoded protein: MNNVLKNKSYDFALRIVNLTKYLQEEKKEFILSKQILRSGTAIGALIAESEYAQSKSDFISKLHISIKEANETNYWLNLLKDSSYINDKMHKSISPDLTELLKILTSSIKTAKENNV
- a CDS encoding alpha/beta fold hydrolase, giving the protein MASKSIEVLDRKFDISYEIVNPNQKKDIVILHGWGSNKEIMKQAFGRYLHEFRHIYIDMPGFGKSSNNYVLTTKDYSLIIKKFIETLNTNVVAIAGHSFGGKVATLMNPENLILLSTAGILEEKSLKVKTKICFAKIFNKLGLRKITKSFRSDDVKQMSHEMYETFKNVVDEDFTFIFESFEKNAMIFWGKADTATTLPAGEKIHKLIKNSSFTAYEGDHYFFLKHAKDICEKIENGLK